Proteins co-encoded in one Pelobates fuscus isolate aPelFus1 chromosome 5, aPelFus1.pri, whole genome shotgun sequence genomic window:
- the LOC134611557 gene encoding transcription factor JunD-like, translating to MMEIPFYHDDILNLHLHQSSYTTTASNMMKKDLNLNLSDQVVSHMKQHQQDGDGLLTSPDLGLLKLASPELERLIIQSNGMVTTTPTSSQFLYPKMASEEQEFAEGFVKALEDLHKQNQLSTGMKTSSVSSGVSSQPPLHSDAPVYVNLNSYSNVAMSAANYHTDSSPYPPLPQHMGHHAHLPTHRMHTLKDEPQIVPEVASFGDSPPMSPIDMDNQERIKAERKKLRNRIAASKCRKRKLERISRLEEKVKHLKTQNTDLASTASLLREQVAQLKQKVMSHVNSGCQLLPHQVQAY from the coding sequence ATGATGGAAATACCCTTTTATCATGATGATATATTAAATCTTCACCTACACCAAAGCTCCTATACGACAACAGCCAGCAACATGATGAAAAAGGACCTGAACCTTAATCTAAGTGATCAAGTAGTATCACATATGAAGCAACACCAGCAAGATGGGGATGGTCTGCTCACTTCTCCTGACCTGGGCCTACTGAAGCTTGCCTCTCCTGAATTAGAGAGATTGATTATTCAGTCAAATGGCATGGTTACCACCACCCCCACTAGCAGCCAGTTTTTGTATCCCAAGATGGCTAGTGAGGAACAGGAATTTGCAGAAGGATTTGTTAAAGCACTGGAAGATCTACACAAGCAGAATCAGTTGAGCACTGGCATGAAGACAAGTTCAGTGTCTTCGGGTGTCAGTAGTCAGCCACCTTTGCACTCTGATGCTCCTGTTTATGTGAACCTCAATAGCTATTCCAATGTAGCAATGAGCGCTGCCAACTACCACACTGACTCTTCACCCTACCCTCCTCTACCACAACATATGGGTCATCACGCTCACCTTCCTACGCACAGGATGCACACGTTAAAGGATGAGCCTCAAATAGTACCAGAAGTGGCAAGTTTTGGAGATAGCCCTCCAATGTCTCCCATAGACATGGATAACCAGGAGAGAATCAAGGCTGAGAGGAAAAAGCTGAGGAACAGGATAGCCGCTTCCAAGTGCAGGAAGAGAAAACTAGAGAGGATTTCAAGACTTGAGGAAAAGGTGAAGCATCTTAAAACCCAGAACACAGACTTGGCATCCACTGCTAGTTTGCTAAGAGAGCAGGTGGCTCAGCTTAAGCAGAAGGTCATGAGTCATGTCAACAGTGGGTGCCAGCTTCTGCCTCATCAGGTCCAAGCCTACTGA